Part of the Notamacropus eugenii isolate mMacEug1 chromosome 5, mMacEug1.pri_v2, whole genome shotgun sequence genome is shown below.
CCTATGCCCAGTGAAGGTGTCTCACTGTCATCTCGTCCTGGTGGGCTTATGACCTGGTGGTCCATGCTCAGTGAAGGTGTCTCACTGTCATCTTGCCCTGGTGGGCTTATGACCTGGTGGTCCATGCCCAGTGAAGGTGTCTCACTGTCATCTTGCCCTGGTGGGCTTATGACCTGGTGGTCCATGCCCAGTGAAGGTGTCTCACTGTCATCTCGTCCTGGTGGGCTTATGACCTGGTGGTCCATGCTCAGTGAAGGTGTCTCACTGTCATCTTGCCCTGGTGGGCTTATGACCTGGGGGTCTATGCTCAGTGAAGGTGTCTCACTGTTATCTCGTCCTGGTGGGCTTATGACCTGGTGGTCCATGCCCAGTGAAGGTGTCTCACTGTCATCTTCCCCTGGTGGGCTTTTGACCTGGTGGTCTATACCCAGTGAAGGTGTCTCAGTGACATCAAGCTCTGGTGGGCTTATGACCTGGGGGTCTATGCTCAGTGAAGGTGTCTCACTGTCATCTTGCCCTGGTGGGCTTATGACCTGGTGGTCTATACCCAGTGAAGATGTCTCACTGTCATCTTGCCCTGGTGGGCTTATGACCTGGTGGTCTATGCCCAGTGAAGGTGTCTTACTATCATCTTGCCCTGGTGGGCTTATGACCTGATGGTCTATGCCCAGTGAAGGTGTCTCAGTGACATCAAGGTCTGGTGGGCTTATGACCTGAAGGTCTATACCTAATGAAGATGTCTCACTGTCATCTTGCCCTGGTGGGCTTATGACCTGGGGTTCTGTGCCCAGTGAAAGTGTTGTACTGTCATCTTTCCCTAGTGGAGTTATGACCTGGGGGTCTATGCCCAATGAAGGTATCTCATTGTCATCTTGTCCTGGTGCAGTTATGACTTGGTGGGCTATGTCCAGTGAAGATGTGTCAGTGTCTTCCTGATGTGGTAGATTTATTACCTGGTATTCTATACCCTGTGAAGGTGCTGCACCATCATCTTGGCATGGTGGAGTTGTGGTCTGATGGTCTGGATGCTGTGGCATTGTTTTCCTGAAGTCCACTTCTGTTTGATATGGGGTGACCTGGGCACTTGTGTCTAACATAGTCTCTCTTACTTGTTCCACAGTGGTTTGAGGGTAAATCATCCAATTCCCTGGGCATAATTGAGGTATTACTTGTTTAAGAGGGCTTGCTGGTTGAGTGGACTTCTTAGCCTGTGATTCAGGCTCTGTTGTGCAGTCATGACTGAGTGGAGGTATGGCCTTGGTATTATCACTTAGTGGAGGTATGATCTCATGTGGGCCTGGTATAGTCTGAGTCTGGTAGAGAGGGCCAACTAAGTCATGATTGACATGGGTATCTGGGGCCAGTGGTTCTTTCTCTTGGTGgtcaaaaatatttagaaattgtACATGGTCACTGGGGCTTAGTGTCATTGAATTCTGGCAGCCTGGGCCTCTTATAGCCTGAGTTTGTTGTTCAGGGCAGAGTGATGGGGTGACCTGGTTATCAGGGTCTACTGGAGCCTCAGCTTGCTGCCCAACACCAGCTTGGCCTTGGGCTTCATACTCTAGTGTCGGTGAATCCTTACCCAAAAACCTAGGACAAGGTAGGGATTCAATCAGGTTGAAGGGAGGGAACAACGGTGTTTTGACTTGGGTCTTTGATCTAGATGCTGCTGTAGACCCACTGCTCAAGACTACTGAAGGTGAAGTTCTTTGTTCAAGGCCCACCATTGTCTGGTGGCTTAAATCTGGTGAGACCTCATTGGAGTGACCAACTCCTGGGGGAGGTATTTTAACATTTTGCTCAGAATGTAGTGGTGGTGCAGTGGTATCCTTGACCTTGTAAGCAGAGCCTAGTGAAGCCTCAGTTGCATCTTCAGGGCCTTGGGAGGGCCCAGAGGTCCCCCAGGTTCCCAGGGATAAGGAAGGATCAGAGGCTGCTCTGGTACTCGGTACGAAGCCTCGTGACTGTCTCATGGTTACCCTGGCCTGGTGGTTGGGATCTGGTGATGTAATATTTGTGAACAGAGCATTGAAATGAGGCCAGGAGACTTCTGTGCTTGTGCTCCTGTTGACGTATTTGGGCAAGGATGAAGATGAAGCCCAGGTTCCAGACTGCTGGTTGAGGCTGAGGAAAGGTAAAGCGGTTTCCCTGAAGGCAAGATCAGGATGTCTTGAAGCCTTGTTGACCAAATAATCAAGGTCTGATAATTTTTCCAAAATGATAGCAGTCTTAGAACTGTGGTCCTTACAAGGTGATTGTAAAAGTAGACATTTGGGTAAGAAGGTGGTTCCTCCCCCACCTAACATAAAAGTTAGAATTCTGACTTGGTGCTTACAATTCTGAGCTGCTTCTGTGGAGATACTAGAACTCACTGGAGCAGGTCTGGCACTGGCCTGAGAGTCAGAGAATGTGGATGGTTCACCCATTGCCTTGGTCTTACGTTCCATCACTGATGTTGCCTCCAGCTGGTAGTCGAGGATTGGTGGTGATGAAAGGAGCTTCTGTCTGTGCTGTGATAGTTCTTCAGCCTGGTAGTGAGGATTGAATTCGAGATGGGACGTCTGCTGTTTGAGGTGTGGCCACTCCTCAGATCTGTGCTCAGGGAATGGGACAGCTGGCTGCTTCTGTCTGAGATGTGGCAGCTCCTCCTTTTGACAGTGCCCACTCCGTGAGATTGTGGGAAAGTGCTCAAGGACGACAGGAGTCTCCACTTTGTGTTTTGGACGAAGTGGAGTTTTAACACATTTAGAAGATGTGACTATATTTGTCCTTTCCCTGGATTTGGGGTTAGGCAGAGATAAGACAGAGGAATCTGTATGGCATGGGCGCGGAGATGGTTTAGTTGTACCTTGGTATTTCAGGTACGGCAATGGCACAGCATTTGTATCTGGATGCTTAGGCCAAGGTAAGGTTGCAGGCTCGCTTCTTCTATAAGAATGATAGGACAATTGTGTGGAGCCAGAATGGTCACTGAATTTGGACATCTCAGCTCTGGGAGGGCGGTCTCTTTCCCACAGTGGTGCTATGCGGTGAGGTGGGCATGGCAATAGCACTGACTTGCTGTGGTGACAGAGGCCTTTCGGAGGGACCTGAACCAAGGATGCTGCAGGAAAGGAAAAACTATGTGAATGAGGATAAAAAAATACTACTCCCAGAGAGAATGACTAGGAAGGCCAATTATACCAAGAGTATGTGTTATTGTCActttacagaagatgaaatgaGGTATAGAgacagtgacttgaccaaggtaatGAATACATGCTTGCATACAGCTACTATAAATACTGGACTTTGGACTCACACTTAAGGAGCCAAGATGaaaagtagttaagtgacttgcccaagggaaCCACAAAACTGCTAAGTGATACAAGCAGGGCAAGAGTCCtagttttctgattccagattccaGGTCTTTTCATTGGGTAAGGCTGGTTCTGAGGGTGGCAGGGTAGTCCTCATTTATGTGATCTTGTGTGACTGCCCTGGCATcttcagaaggaaagaaatagctCACAAAGAAAGATGTGAGAGGTTCCatttgaaaagcaaaaagaaaaaagcaaaattctcACCTTTTGGAAATAACCAGTGTCTTCTCCCCATCTGTCCAAGGATTTCCTTGAAAAAACAATATGTTAGTAAAGAAGTGCAAATGCTCTTAGTTCTAGTGACTCCTAAAAAGGCCCCTGGTTATGTGACTGTCTTTTAAAGGTTGTTCTACTCTGGGCCAGAAGATTTCTTCATCAGCCTACTTCCTATTATCTCCATTACAAGTCGCTACTAATTCATGTGGAGctgttatattttctctcctttggaaTAACCTTCAACATATTTTGAAAAATTCTTGATACTCCTTATTGCTCTCTGGGTCCTCCCGTTTCTCCattctctatttattttctccctctactCCAAAATATAGTTTTACATCTTTATTAAAAACTGattcaagtttttaaaaactgatcCCACCCTTGAACTAGtctaaataaagaaaatgaaaaaattcatttaCACAGAATTATGATCAACTACAAGAATATGACATGTCTCTCaggacattttatttattttttaaaaattctatttaatttaatttctatttccaaattttttctcttcatcctcttatcccctactcattgagaaggtgaggaaaaagaaaaactgttatAGATATGTATAGACATTCAAAACAAATGTTTGTATCAGTCATATTTCCAGAGGGGGgaaaagcaatgaaaaagaatgaaatagaagaaaatacggTTCAATCCACACTGAGTCACGAGtacctcatttttctttctggaggtggacagcgtgtttcatcctaagtcctttggaAGTCTGGTTGGTCATTGTGTCAATCAGAGctgctaagtctttcagagttgaatATCTTttcaatgttactgttactgtataagtcattctcttcattctgctcattttgctttatATCAGTCGTATAAATCTTCCTATgtctttctgaaaccaccctttttatcattttttatagaacagtagaattccatcacattgttcagttattccccaaatgAAGGGCATTCGctcagtttccaattccttgctaccacaaaaagagctgctataatttttgtgcatatgagcccttttcttctttcatctttttggagtacagacctagtagcaacATTTCATGGTCAAAGGATGTGTATAATTTCATAGTTTTTTGgatatggttccaaattgctttccaggactAGTTCACAGTTCCAAAAGAGTGCATTAATGAAACtactttcccacatcccctccagcatatGTCACTTTCCTTTCCTGTTATCTTAGCAAATCTGATGGTGGTTTTACAAAGTTGTtctagtttgcatttctctaattatttagagCATTGTTTTCATATGACAATTGACAGCTTTGACTTCTGAagattgcctgttcatatcctttgaccatttatcaaatttgggaatgtcttttatttttacaaatttggctTAGTTCCCTATATAGTTGTAAAATAGGACCTTTATCAGAATAACTTGCTATATAAAGTTTCCCCCCctattttcctacttttcttctaattttagctataTTCGTTTTGTTTAGGAaaaccttttctatttttcacaATTAGTATTATTTATTGCATTTCCTACGAACATCTTTATTCTCATTTGGTCATGgactcttcccttattcatagatctgatgGTTGATTGCTTCCATGATGCACTAATATGCTTGTGATATCACCTTCTATGTCTAAATCATACAACTATTTTGAACTTTATCTCAGtgtatagtgtgagatgttggtctatgctttATTTCTGTCAGATTCTCAGTCCATTTGAGCAGAAATTGAAACCTTAACTTAAAAGAATGAAGCTCTCAGGGTGGGATTTTCAATCCCTCCCAGAACTTCTTAGATGAGAACATCTTCAGATTTTACAAGTTGTCCAAGCTCCATCTAGCAGTATTTGATTTTGGCAAAACAGTTCAACATTTTCAGACACATTTCTGCTCCATAAAATAATGTTCTTGTGCAGTGTT
Proteins encoded:
- the LOC140507280 gene encoding uncharacterized protein isoform X2; the encoded protein is MGRRHWLFPKASLVQVPPKGLCHHSKSVLLPCPPHRIAPLWERDRPPRAEMSKFSDHSGSTQLSYHSYRRSEPATLPWPKHPDTNAVPLPYLKYQGTTKPSPRPCHTDSSVLSLPNPKSRERTNIVTSSKCVKTPLRPKHKVETPVVLEHFPTISRSGHCQKEELPHLRQKQPAVPFPEHRSEEWPHLKQQTSHLEFNPHYQAEELSQHRQKLLSSPPILDYQLEATSVMERKTKAMGEPSTFSDSQASARPAPVSSSISTEAAQNCKHQVRILTFMLGGGGTTFLPKCLLLQSPCKDHSSKTAIILEKLSDLDYLVNKASRHPDLAFRETALPFLSLNQQSGTWASSSSLPKYVNRSTSTEVSWPHFNALFTNITSPDPNHQARVTMRQSRGFVPSTRAASDPSLSLGTWGTSGPSQGPEDATEASLGSAYKVKDTTAPPLHSEQNVKIPPPGVGHSNEVSPDLSHQTMVGLEQRTSPSVVLSSGSTAASRSKTQVKTPLFPPFNLIESLPCPRFLGKDSPTLEYEAQGQAGVGQQAEAPVDPDNQVTPSLCPEQQTQAIRGPGCQNSMTLSPSDHVQFLNIFDHQEKEPLAPDTHVNHDLVGPLYQTQTIPGPHEIIPPLSDNTKAIPPLSHDCTTEPESQAKKSTQPASPLKQVIPQLCPGNWMIYPQTTVEQVRETMLDTSAQVTPYQTEVDFRKTMPQHPDHQTTTPPCQDDGAAPSQGIEYQVINLPHQEDTDTSSLDIAHQVITAPGQDDNEIPSLGIDPQVITPLGKDDSTTLSLGTEPQVISPPGQDDSETSSLGIDLQVISPPDLDVTETPSLGIDHQVISPPGQDDSKTPSLGIDHQVISPPGQDDSETSSLGIDHQVISPPGQDDSETPSLSIDPQVISPPELDVTETPSLGIDHQVKSPPGEDDSETPSLGMDHQVISPPGRDNSETPSLSIDPQVISPPGQDDSETPSLSMDHQVISPPGRDDSETPSLGMDHQVISPPGQDDSETPSLGMDHQVISPPGQDDSETPSLSMDHQVISPPGRDDSETPSLGIGHQVISSPGQDDSETSSLGIGHQVISSPGQDDSETSSLGMDYQVINPPGQDDSETPSLGIGHQVISPPGQDDSETPSLGIGHQVISSPGQDDSETSSLGMDYQVINPPGQDDSETPSLGIGHQVISPPGQDDSETPSLGMDHQVISPPGQDDSETPSLGIGHQVISPPGQDNSETPSLGVDHQVISPPGQDDSETPSLGMGHQVISSPGQDDSETPSLGVDHQVIRPPGQDDSETLSLGIDPQVISPPGQDDIKTLSLGLDHQVISPPGQDDIKTLSLGIDPQVISPPGQYDIKTLSLGIDHQVISPPGQDDIKILSLGTDAQVISPPGQDDSETPSLGIGHQVISPPGQDNSETPTLGIDHQNIIPSWQDDNETPSLGTDAQVISPSGQDDNSEISSLDIEPLIISPPWQDDNSETFSLGIDYQVITPQGKEDTKTLSLCIDHHVTTPPGQNDTKTPSLGVNHQVITPPGQGDSETPSLGRDHYVTTQPGQDDAKTPSLGINLQVITLPWQDDNSETPFPGIDKQAMMPPRQDESETPSLDIDHQVTTTPCQDDSPVPSQGIDHEVTALPDSDHLTIATPSPNLKLGGILEPSKQVTPLPDLDHEANMSLRQESQNTTSFGHNNQVETGSDTTNNQSALPTGKDNQVIPFVIPKKKTIPLSTLSHQKDAPTGHGQDQDKASMTSSHRDEAQSGFQHQTIKKREIPWHLKYIKSYTIEGTDNISARTVRAIINSIPEEKIKRDIRKQILFRRMKETPQQRPGECMSTSYSICLECASWVPNGCLHDKRKKHQFEAEMLVIPMPLPDSEEEMGLKFVLRVPYKPFSFFRQLFPELNIQWPSYYAPYVPSFSRKRTVSHVPAKDKWLDYSETDNYPHKIKTSKGHQPLTEENLSIFPRESVPMKKESHEKEKSKGHGKAFKSLLEKFQKQRQN
- the LOC140507280 gene encoding uncharacterized protein isoform X1, which gives rise to MIQNEKHGHSINCQTFRIMLQKKKKLNSTENLTYKIQKKYKEILGQMGRRHWLFPKASLVQVPPKGLCHHSKSVLLPCPPHRIAPLWERDRPPRAEMSKFSDHSGSTQLSYHSYRRSEPATLPWPKHPDTNAVPLPYLKYQGTTKPSPRPCHTDSSVLSLPNPKSRERTNIVTSSKCVKTPLRPKHKVETPVVLEHFPTISRSGHCQKEELPHLRQKQPAVPFPEHRSEEWPHLKQQTSHLEFNPHYQAEELSQHRQKLLSSPPILDYQLEATSVMERKTKAMGEPSTFSDSQASARPAPVSSSISTEAAQNCKHQVRILTFMLGGGGTTFLPKCLLLQSPCKDHSSKTAIILEKLSDLDYLVNKASRHPDLAFRETALPFLSLNQQSGTWASSSSLPKYVNRSTSTEVSWPHFNALFTNITSPDPNHQARVTMRQSRGFVPSTRAASDPSLSLGTWGTSGPSQGPEDATEASLGSAYKVKDTTAPPLHSEQNVKIPPPGVGHSNEVSPDLSHQTMVGLEQRTSPSVVLSSGSTAASRSKTQVKTPLFPPFNLIESLPCPRFLGKDSPTLEYEAQGQAGVGQQAEAPVDPDNQVTPSLCPEQQTQAIRGPGCQNSMTLSPSDHVQFLNIFDHQEKEPLAPDTHVNHDLVGPLYQTQTIPGPHEIIPPLSDNTKAIPPLSHDCTTEPESQAKKSTQPASPLKQVIPQLCPGNWMIYPQTTVEQVRETMLDTSAQVTPYQTEVDFRKTMPQHPDHQTTTPPCQDDGAAPSQGIEYQVINLPHQEDTDTSSLDIAHQVITAPGQDDNEIPSLGIDPQVITPLGKDDSTTLSLGTEPQVISPPGQDDSETSSLGIDLQVISPPDLDVTETPSLGIDHQVISPPGQDDSKTPSLGIDHQVISPPGQDDSETSSLGIDHQVISPPGQDDSETPSLSIDPQVISPPELDVTETPSLGIDHQVKSPPGEDDSETPSLGMDHQVISPPGRDNSETPSLSIDPQVISPPGQDDSETPSLSMDHQVISPPGRDDSETPSLGMDHQVISPPGQDDSETPSLGMDHQVISPPGQDDSETPSLSMDHQVISPPGRDDSETPSLGIGHQVISSPGQDDSETSSLGIGHQVISSPGQDDSETSSLGMDYQVINPPGQDDSETPSLGIGHQVISPPGQDDSETPSLGIGHQVISSPGQDDSETSSLGMDYQVINPPGQDDSETPSLGIGHQVISPPGQDDSETPSLGMDHQVISPPGQDDSETPSLGIGHQVISPPGQDNSETPSLGVDHQVISPPGQDDSETPSLGMGHQVISSPGQDDSETPSLGVDHQVIRPPGQDDSETLSLGIDPQVISPPGQDDIKTLSLGLDHQVISPPGQDDIKTLSLGIDPQVISPPGQYDIKTLSLGIDHQVISPPGQDDIKILSLGTDAQVISPPGQDDSETPSLGIGHQVISPPGQDNSETPTLGIDHQNIIPSWQDDNETPSLGTDAQVISPSGQDDNSEISSLDIEPLIISPPWQDDNSETFSLGIDYQVITPQGKEDTKTLSLCIDHHVTTPPGQNDTKTPSLGVNHQVITPPGQGDSETPSLGRDHYVTTQPGQDDAKTPSLGINLQVITLPWQDDNSETPFPGIDKQAMMPPRQDESETPSLDIDHQVTTTPCQDDSPVPSQGIDHEVTALPDSDHLTIATPSPNLKLGGILEPSKQVTPLPDLDHEANMSLRQESQNTTSFGHNNQVETGSDTTNNQSALPTGKDNQVIPFVIPKKKTIPLSTLSHQKDAPTGHGQDQDKASMTSSHRDEAQSGFQHQTIKKREIPWHLKYIKSYTIEGTDNISARTVRAIINSIPEEKIKRDIRKQILFRRMKETPQQRPGECMSTSYSICLECASWVPNGCLHDKRKKHQFEAEMLVIPMPLPDSEEEMGLKFVLRVPYKPFSFFRQLFPELNIQWPSYYAPYVPSFSRKRTVSHVPAKDKWLDYSETDNYPHKIKTSKGHQPLTEENLSIFPRESVPMKKESHEKEKSKGHGKAFKSLLEKFQKQRQN